Proteins from a genomic interval of Macrobrachium nipponense isolate FS-2020 chromosome 33, ASM1510439v2, whole genome shotgun sequence:
- the LOC135202684 gene encoding uncharacterized protein LOC135202684, with amino-acid sequence MKVVMFLCLLAVALAEPEPYYNPQVLAGHPLHYSHPYGFPLIHNQGLPLTYSNRFPLTYGHDLPLTYSNRFPLPYNQGLGYPFGPNFYPRGVPAAASAGAQD; translated from the exons ATGAAGGTTGTT ATGTTCCTGTGCCTTTTGGCCGTTGCCTTGGCAGAACCTGAGCCCTACTACAACCCGCAGGTGCTGGCCGGTCACCCACTGCACTACAGCCATC CCTACGGATTCCCACTCATCCACAACCAAGGATTACCCCTGACCTACAGCAATCGATTCCCACTCACCTACGGCCACGACCTCCCTCTCACCTACAGCAATAGATTCCCACTCCCTTACAACCAGGGACTCGGATATCCCTTCGGCCCTAACTTCTACCCAAGAGGAGTaccagcagcagcatcagcaggtGCCCAAGATTAA